A window of Hippoglossus stenolepis isolate QCI-W04-F060 chromosome 16, HSTE1.2, whole genome shotgun sequence contains these coding sequences:
- the dhps gene encoding deoxyhypusine synthase, with product MADCAPSVAMEAVLKPSCELPEDMTKIKGYDFNQGVDLHQVLKSYFTTGFQASSLGLAIQQINLMIEKRLEPVEAGEGAESGESPQHSGCTIFLGYTSNLISSGVRESIRYLAEHKMVDVIVTTAGGIEEDFIKCMAHTYLGDFSLPGKELRLRGINRIGNLLVPNDNYCKFEDWVIPILDQMLLEQNTEGTRWTPSKMIHRLGKEINNTESVYYWAYKNNIPVFSPALTDGSLGDMIYFHSFKNPGLVLDIVEDIRRMNSQAVFAKKSGMIILGGGLVKHHIANANLMRNGADYAVFVNTGQEFDGSDSGARPDEAVSWGKIRTDAKPVKVYADASLVFPLIVAETFALHADKLTAGKKTD from the exons ATGGCAGACTGTGCCCCCTCTGTTGCCATGGAAGCCGTCCTCAAGCCCAGCTGCGAACTCCCAGAGGACATGACCAAGATCAAGGGCTATGACTTCAACCAGGGGGTCGATCTCCACCAAGTGCTGAAGTCCTACTTCACCACGGGTTTCCAGGCCAGCAGCTTGGGCTTGGCCATCCAGCAGATCAACCTCATG ATAGAGAAGCGGCTTGAACCAGTGGAGGCAGGAGAGGGAGCTGAGTCTGGTGAATCCCCCCAGCACTCGGGCTGCACCATCTTCCTGGGTTACACCTCCAACCTCATCAGCTCCGGAGTCAGGGAGAGCATCCGCTATCTGGCAGAGCACAAAATG GTGGATGTGATTGTTACCACAGCTGGAGGTATCGAGGAGGATTTTATCAAGTGTATGGCTCACACATACCTGGGAGACTTTAGCCTGCCCGGAAAGGAGCTCCGCTTGAGAGGAATTAACAG AATAGGGAACCTTTTGGTGCCCAATGATAACTACTGTAAGTTTGAAGACTGGGTGATTCCCATCCTGGACCAGATGTTGTTGGAGCAGAACACCGAG gGAACCCGTTGGACTCCCTCCAAAATGATCCATCGGCTCGGGAAGGAGATCAATAATACTGAGTCTGTCTACTACTGGGCGTACAAG AATAATATCCCAGTGTTCAGTCCTGCTCTGACAGATGGCTCTCTGGGGGACATGATCTACTTCCACTCTTTTAAGAACCCTGGCTTGGTACTGGACATAGTGGAGG ATATCCGCAGGATGAACAGCCAGGCGGTTTTTGCCAAGAAATCGGGAATGATCATCTTGGGAGGAGGCCTGGTCAAACATCACATAGCCAATGCTAATCTTATG AGGAACGGAGCCGACTATGCAGTGTTTGTAAACACAGGTCAGGAGTTTGATGGCTCCGACTCTGGGGCCAGACCTGATGAGGCCGTATCCTGGGGCAAGATCAGAACAGATGCCAAACCTGTCAAG GTGTATGCAGACGCCTCTTTAGTCTTCCCTCTGATAGTGGCCGAGACCTTCGCTCTCCACGCGGACAAGCTGACCGctggaaagaaaacagattaa
- the LOC118123548 gene encoding F-box/WD repeat-containing protein 9: MLVPLIPSSPQPAGHPSSADASPSPCAETNGLLSLPWEMVTHIASYLPAQCVSTVLPKVCQTLGYLETDTSSWRLRARRLIGSQAGFPVGPREDFDWPTACLEMEQLIICWKGRAQLLAGQAQKEEEESNQVRRQQQAGQDREPGEEGQDGGREAEVEGAGVVIEDGDGEMQPIEGEDQPETSREDLNERVENIVALIEEERDHRMLFGVNGEDGALNHQENLADPGNLGNGRQGEMEQSQPCRSPSPPPALECITIPTNHIASINSVLLVGGEGKVCTTASRDGNVKLWDLQAGSTGTLLHTLGGKNVLHAHRGWVWCLASRGSLLASGGFDSSVRLWDLQAGGAVGGLIRTDSAVLCLSCQTDVLLAGTLNKTITMWDTRAASPVVKSLCLHGNAVMCLAADDKYIISGSGDRTVAVYDRRADKVLKKLRLTSYLRSMSYSGSEVWAGDSNGMLRSFSMQAGTLETLSKFDVGHTAMVTGVHRSHGSLYTCSSDRTVKVHIPCAPPKTLCTLHHQFGVSGLSVDAGVFAVATGDVCVDVWRPRK; the protein is encoded by the exons ATGTTGGTCCCTCTCATCCCTTCCAGTCCTCAGCCTGCCGGTCACCCATCCTCAGCAGATGCCAGCCCCTCACCCTGCGCTGAAACGAATGGCTTGTTGTCTTTACCCTGGGAGATGGTCACCCACATCGCCTCGTACCTTCCTGCACAGTGTGTCAGCACTGTGCTGCCAAAG gTCTGCCAGACATTGGGTTATTTGGAAACGGACACCAGCTCTTGGCGGCTCCGAGCACGTAGATTAATAGGATCCCAAGCTGGCTTTCCAGTGGGGCCAAGGGAGGACTTTGACTGGCCTACTGCTTGTCTGGAGATGGAGCAGCTGATAATCTGCTGGAAAGGCAGAGCGCAGCTGTTGGCCGGACAGGCccaaaaagaggaggaggaaagtaaTCAAGTGAGGCGGCAGCAACAGGCGGGGCAGGACAGGGAACCAGGCGAAGAGGGACAGGATGGTGGCAGAGAGGCTGAGGTAGAAGGGGCAGGGGTGGTAATAGAAGATGGTGATGGTGAAATGCAGCCCATTGAAGGTGAGGACCAACCAGAAACATCAAGAGAAGATTTGAATGAGAGAGTGGAGAATATAGTAGCACTGATCGAAGAAGAAAGGGACCACAGGATGCTGTTTGGTGTTAATGGGGAAGATGGTGCTCTTAATCACCAAGAGAACTTGGCTGACCCCGGGAATCTGGGTAATGGAAGACAGGGAGAGATGGAACAAAGTCAACCCTGCAGAAGTCCTAGCCCACCCCCAGCACTGGAATGCATCACCATCCCTACAAACCACATTGCCTCAATCAACTCTGTTCTCCTTGTCGGGGGAGAGGGGAAAGTTTGTACCACAGCTTCCAGAGACGGGAATGTTAAACTGTGGGATCTACAAGCAGGCTCTACTGGGACACTGCTGCACACATTGGGAGGAAAGAACGTGTTACACGCCCATCGGGGATGGGTCTGGTGCCTGGCATCTCGAGGGTCTCTGCTGGCTTCAGGGGGCTTCGACAGCTCAGTGAGGCTGTGGGACCTGCAGGCAGGTGGTGCAGTGGGGGGCCTAATCAGAACTGATTCTGCTGTCCTCTGCCTGTCCTGTCAGACAGATGTGTTGCTGGCTGGTACATTGAACAAGACGATCACCATGTGGGACACCAGAG CGGCCAGCCCTGTGGTGAAAAGCCTCTGTCTCCATGGTAATGCTGTGATGTGCCTGGCTGCAGATGACAAGTACATCATCTCTGGGAGTGGAGACCGCACTGTAGCTGTCTATGATCGCAGGGCAGACAAAGTCTTGAAGAAACTTCGG CTGACTTCTTACCTGCGGTCCATGAGCTACAGTGGCAGTGAGGTATGGGCAGGAGACAGCAACGGCATGCTCCGCTCCTTTTCCATGCAAGCAGGGACCTTAGAAACCCTGTCTAAGTTTGATGTGGGACACACTGCTATGGTCACTGGAGTCCACAGATCTCATGGGAGCCTCTACACCTGTTCATCTGATCGTACTGTCAAG GTACACATCCCTTGTGCGCCTCCGAAGACATTATGCACACTGCATCATCAATTTGGAGTCAGTGGG CTGAGTGTGGACGCTGGAGTCTTTGCTGTTGCCAcaggagatgtgtgtgtagatgtctGGAGGCccagaaaatga
- the LOC118123551 gene encoding guanine nucleotide-binding protein G(I)/G(S)/G(O) subunit gamma-7, with the protein MSGKMCSNNSVVQTRKLVDQLRVEAGMERIKISLTAADLVQYCKDHRRSDPLLTGIAASSNPFKDKKTCVLL; encoded by the exons ATGTCAGGAAAGATGTGCAGCAACAACAGTGTTGTTCAGACACGAAAGCTGGTGGATCAACTTCGGGTGGAGGCAGGCATGGAGAGAATCAAg ATATCCCTGACAGCAGCAGACTTGGTCCAGTACTGCAAGGACCACAGGCGCAGTGACCCTCTGCTCACCGGCATCGCAGCTTCATCCAATCCTTTCAAAGATAAGAAGACCTGTGTGCTGCTCTGA
- the LOC124851077 gene encoding F-box/WD repeat-containing protein 9-like isoform X2 has translation MPTPGRAFHGDTVMSDVRVNLCEPCPDPVRPPSNEAPGPDLQSPQPAGHPSSADASPSPCAETNGLLSLPWEMVTHIASYLPAQCVSTVLPKVCQTLGNLEKDSSAWQLRARRLIGSQAGFPVGPREDFDWPTACLEMEQLIICWKGRAQLLAGQAQKEEEESNQVRQQQQAGEDRVAGEEGQDGGREAEVEGAGVAVQEAAYGAGEEMEVVIEDGDGEMQPIEGEDQPETLREHLNERVENIVALIEEERDHRMLFGVNGEDGALNHQENLADPGNLGNGRQGEMEQSPPCRSPSPPPALECITIPTNHIASVNSVLLVGGEGKVCATASRDWNVKLWDLQAGSTGTLLHTLGGQDALHTHRGWVWCLASRGSLLASGCFDSSVRLWDLQAGGAVGGLIRTDSAVLCLSCQTDVLLAGTLNKTITMWDTRAASPVVKSLCLHGNAVMCLAADDKYIISGGKDRTVAVYDRRADKVLKKLRLTSYLRSMSYSGSEVWAGDSNGMLYSFSMQAGTLETLSKFDVGHTAMVTGVHRSHGSLYTCSSDRTVKVHIPCAPPKTLCTLHHQVGVSGLSVDAGVFAVATGDVCVDVWRPRK, from the exons ATGCCAACACCTGGTCGAGCCTTTCATG GAGACACGGTGATGTCTGACGTCAGGGTGAACCTGTGTGAACCGTGTCCTGACCCTGTGAGACCCCCGAGTAATGAGGCTCCCGGGCCTGACCTCCAGAG TCCTCAGCCTGCCGGTCACCCATCCTCAGCAGATGCCAGCCCCTCACCCTGCGCTGAGACAAATGGCTTGTTGTCTTTACCCTGGGAGATGGTCACCCACATCGCCTCGTACCTTCCTGCACAGTGTGTCAGCACTGTGCTGCCAAAG gTCTGCCAGACATTGGGTAATTTGGAAAAGGACAGCAGTGCATGGCAACTCCGAGCACGTAGATTAATAGGATCCCAAGCTGGCTTTCCAGTGGGGCCAAGGGAGGACTTTGACTGGCCTACTGCTTGTCTGGAGATGGAGCAGCTGATAATCTGCTGGAAAGGCAGAGCGCAGCTGTTGGCCGGACAGGCccaaaaagaggaggaggaaagtaatcaagtgaggcagcagcaacaggcgGGGGAGGACCGGGTAGCAGGCGAAGAGGGACAGGATGGTGGCAGAGAGGCTGAGGTAGAAGGGGCAGGGGTCGCTGTGCAGGAGGCTGCATATGGTGCTGGTGAAGAAATGGAGGTGGTAATAGAAGATGGTGACGGTGAAATGCAGCCCATTGAAGGTGAGGACCAACCAGAAACATTAAGAGAACATTTGAATGAGAGAGTGGAGAATATAGTAGCACTGATCGAAGAAGAAAGGGACCACAGGATGCTGTTTGGTGTTAATGGGGAAGATGGTGCTCTTAATCACCAAGAGAACTTGGCTGACCCCGGGAATCTGGGTAATGGAAGACAGGGAGAGATGGAACAAAGTCCACCCTGCAGAAGTCCTAGCCCACCCCCAGCACTGGAGTGCATCACCATCCCTACAAACCACATTGCCTCAGTCAACTCTGTTCTCCTTGTCGGGGGAGAGGGGAAAGTTTGTGCTACAGCTTCCAGAGACTGGAATGTTAAACTGTGGGATCTACAAGCAGGCTCTACTGGGACACTGCTGCACACATTGGGAGGACAGGATGCGTTACACACCCATCGGGGCTGGGTCTGGTGCCTGGCATCTCGAGGGTCTCTGCTGGCTTCAGGGTGCTTCGACAGCTCAGTGAGGCTGTGGGACCTGCAGGCAGGTGGTGCAGTGGGGGGCCTAATCAGAACTGATTCTGCTGTCCTCTGCCTGTCCTGTCAGACAGATGTGTTGCTGGCTGGTACATTGAACAAGACGATCACCATGTGGGACACCAGAG CGGCCAGCCCTGTGGTGAAAAGCCTCTGTCTCCATGGTAATGCTGTGATGTGCCTGGCTGCAGATGACAAGTACATCATCTCTGGGGGTAAAGACCGCACTGTAGCTGTCTATGATCGCAGGGCAGACAAAGTCTTGAAGAAACTTCGG CTGACTTCTTACCTGCGGTCCATGAGCTACAGTGGCAGTGAGGTGTGGGCAGGAGACAGCAACGGCATGCTCTACTCCTTTTCCATGCAAGCAGGGACCTTAGAAACCCTGTCTAAGTTTGATGTGGGACACACTGCTATGGTCACTGGAGTCCACAGATCTCATGGGAGCCTCTACACCTGTTCATCTGATCGTACTGTCAAG GTACACATCCCTTGTGCGCCTCCCAAGACATTATGCACACTACATCATCAAGTTGGAGTCAGTGGG CTGAGTGTGGACGCTGGAGTCTTCGCTGTTGCCAcaggagatgtgtgtgtagatgtctGGAGGCccagaaaatga
- the LOC124851077 gene encoding F-box/WD repeat-containing protein 9-like isoform X3, which yields MSDVRVNLCEPCPDPVRPPSNEAPGPDLQSPQPAGHPSSADASPSPCAETNGLLSLPWEMVTHIASYLPAQCVSTVLPKVCQTLGNLEKDSSAWQLRARRLIGSQAGFPVGPREDFDWPTACLEMEQLIICWKGRAQLLAGQAQKEEEESNQVRQQQQAGEDRVAGEEGQDGGREAEVEGAGVAVQEAAYGAGEEMEVVIEDGDGEMQPIEGEDQPETLREHLNERVENIVALIEEERDHRMLFGVNGEDGALNHQENLADPGNLGNGRQGEMEQSPPCRSPSPPPALECITIPTNHIASVNSVLLVGGEGKVCATASRDWNVKLWDLQAGSTGTLLHTLGGQDALHTHRGWVWCLASRGSLLASGCFDSSVRLWDLQAGGAVGGLIRTDSAVLCLSCQTDVLLAGTLNKTITMWDTRAASPVVKSLCLHGNAVMCLAADDKYIISGGKDRTVAVYDRRADKVLKKLRLTSYLRSMSYSGSEVWAGDSNGMLYSFSMQAGTLETLSKFDVGHTAMVTGVHRSHGSLYTCSSDRTVKVHIPCAPPKTLCTLHHQVGVSGLSVDAGVFAVATGDVCVDVWRPRK from the exons ATGTCTGACGTCAGGGTGAACCTGTGTGAACCGTGTCCTGACCCTGTGAGACCCCCGAGTAATGAGGCTCCCGGGCCTGACCTCCAGAG TCCTCAGCCTGCCGGTCACCCATCCTCAGCAGATGCCAGCCCCTCACCCTGCGCTGAGACAAATGGCTTGTTGTCTTTACCCTGGGAGATGGTCACCCACATCGCCTCGTACCTTCCTGCACAGTGTGTCAGCACTGTGCTGCCAAAG gTCTGCCAGACATTGGGTAATTTGGAAAAGGACAGCAGTGCATGGCAACTCCGAGCACGTAGATTAATAGGATCCCAAGCTGGCTTTCCAGTGGGGCCAAGGGAGGACTTTGACTGGCCTACTGCTTGTCTGGAGATGGAGCAGCTGATAATCTGCTGGAAAGGCAGAGCGCAGCTGTTGGCCGGACAGGCccaaaaagaggaggaggaaagtaatcaagtgaggcagcagcaacaggcgGGGGAGGACCGGGTAGCAGGCGAAGAGGGACAGGATGGTGGCAGAGAGGCTGAGGTAGAAGGGGCAGGGGTCGCTGTGCAGGAGGCTGCATATGGTGCTGGTGAAGAAATGGAGGTGGTAATAGAAGATGGTGACGGTGAAATGCAGCCCATTGAAGGTGAGGACCAACCAGAAACATTAAGAGAACATTTGAATGAGAGAGTGGAGAATATAGTAGCACTGATCGAAGAAGAAAGGGACCACAGGATGCTGTTTGGTGTTAATGGGGAAGATGGTGCTCTTAATCACCAAGAGAACTTGGCTGACCCCGGGAATCTGGGTAATGGAAGACAGGGAGAGATGGAACAAAGTCCACCCTGCAGAAGTCCTAGCCCACCCCCAGCACTGGAGTGCATCACCATCCCTACAAACCACATTGCCTCAGTCAACTCTGTTCTCCTTGTCGGGGGAGAGGGGAAAGTTTGTGCTACAGCTTCCAGAGACTGGAATGTTAAACTGTGGGATCTACAAGCAGGCTCTACTGGGACACTGCTGCACACATTGGGAGGACAGGATGCGTTACACACCCATCGGGGCTGGGTCTGGTGCCTGGCATCTCGAGGGTCTCTGCTGGCTTCAGGGTGCTTCGACAGCTCAGTGAGGCTGTGGGACCTGCAGGCAGGTGGTGCAGTGGGGGGCCTAATCAGAACTGATTCTGCTGTCCTCTGCCTGTCCTGTCAGACAGATGTGTTGCTGGCTGGTACATTGAACAAGACGATCACCATGTGGGACACCAGAG CGGCCAGCCCTGTGGTGAAAAGCCTCTGTCTCCATGGTAATGCTGTGATGTGCCTGGCTGCAGATGACAAGTACATCATCTCTGGGGGTAAAGACCGCACTGTAGCTGTCTATGATCGCAGGGCAGACAAAGTCTTGAAGAAACTTCGG CTGACTTCTTACCTGCGGTCCATGAGCTACAGTGGCAGTGAGGTGTGGGCAGGAGACAGCAACGGCATGCTCTACTCCTTTTCCATGCAAGCAGGGACCTTAGAAACCCTGTCTAAGTTTGATGTGGGACACACTGCTATGGTCACTGGAGTCCACAGATCTCATGGGAGCCTCTACACCTGTTCATCTGATCGTACTGTCAAG GTACACATCCCTTGTGCGCCTCCCAAGACATTATGCACACTACATCATCAAGTTGGAGTCAGTGGG CTGAGTGTGGACGCTGGAGTCTTCGCTGTTGCCAcaggagatgtgtgtgtagatgtctGGAGGCccagaaaatga
- the LOC124851077 gene encoding F-box/WD repeat-containing protein 9-like isoform X1 — translation MPTPGRAFHALVLGGDTVMSDVRVNLCEPCPDPVRPPSNEAPGPDLQSPQPAGHPSSADASPSPCAETNGLLSLPWEMVTHIASYLPAQCVSTVLPKVCQTLGNLEKDSSAWQLRARRLIGSQAGFPVGPREDFDWPTACLEMEQLIICWKGRAQLLAGQAQKEEEESNQVRQQQQAGEDRVAGEEGQDGGREAEVEGAGVAVQEAAYGAGEEMEVVIEDGDGEMQPIEGEDQPETLREHLNERVENIVALIEEERDHRMLFGVNGEDGALNHQENLADPGNLGNGRQGEMEQSPPCRSPSPPPALECITIPTNHIASVNSVLLVGGEGKVCATASRDWNVKLWDLQAGSTGTLLHTLGGQDALHTHRGWVWCLASRGSLLASGCFDSSVRLWDLQAGGAVGGLIRTDSAVLCLSCQTDVLLAGTLNKTITMWDTRAASPVVKSLCLHGNAVMCLAADDKYIISGGKDRTVAVYDRRADKVLKKLRLTSYLRSMSYSGSEVWAGDSNGMLYSFSMQAGTLETLSKFDVGHTAMVTGVHRSHGSLYTCSSDRTVKVHIPCAPPKTLCTLHHQVGVSGLSVDAGVFAVATGDVCVDVWRPRK, via the exons ATGCCAACACCTGGTCGAGCCTTTCATG CTCTTGTGCTTGGAGGAGACACGGTGATGTCTGACGTCAGGGTGAACCTGTGTGAACCGTGTCCTGACCCTGTGAGACCCCCGAGTAATGAGGCTCCCGGGCCTGACCTCCAGAG TCCTCAGCCTGCCGGTCACCCATCCTCAGCAGATGCCAGCCCCTCACCCTGCGCTGAGACAAATGGCTTGTTGTCTTTACCCTGGGAGATGGTCACCCACATCGCCTCGTACCTTCCTGCACAGTGTGTCAGCACTGTGCTGCCAAAG gTCTGCCAGACATTGGGTAATTTGGAAAAGGACAGCAGTGCATGGCAACTCCGAGCACGTAGATTAATAGGATCCCAAGCTGGCTTTCCAGTGGGGCCAAGGGAGGACTTTGACTGGCCTACTGCTTGTCTGGAGATGGAGCAGCTGATAATCTGCTGGAAAGGCAGAGCGCAGCTGTTGGCCGGACAGGCccaaaaagaggaggaggaaagtaatcaagtgaggcagcagcaacaggcgGGGGAGGACCGGGTAGCAGGCGAAGAGGGACAGGATGGTGGCAGAGAGGCTGAGGTAGAAGGGGCAGGGGTCGCTGTGCAGGAGGCTGCATATGGTGCTGGTGAAGAAATGGAGGTGGTAATAGAAGATGGTGACGGTGAAATGCAGCCCATTGAAGGTGAGGACCAACCAGAAACATTAAGAGAACATTTGAATGAGAGAGTGGAGAATATAGTAGCACTGATCGAAGAAGAAAGGGACCACAGGATGCTGTTTGGTGTTAATGGGGAAGATGGTGCTCTTAATCACCAAGAGAACTTGGCTGACCCCGGGAATCTGGGTAATGGAAGACAGGGAGAGATGGAACAAAGTCCACCCTGCAGAAGTCCTAGCCCACCCCCAGCACTGGAGTGCATCACCATCCCTACAAACCACATTGCCTCAGTCAACTCTGTTCTCCTTGTCGGGGGAGAGGGGAAAGTTTGTGCTACAGCTTCCAGAGACTGGAATGTTAAACTGTGGGATCTACAAGCAGGCTCTACTGGGACACTGCTGCACACATTGGGAGGACAGGATGCGTTACACACCCATCGGGGCTGGGTCTGGTGCCTGGCATCTCGAGGGTCTCTGCTGGCTTCAGGGTGCTTCGACAGCTCAGTGAGGCTGTGGGACCTGCAGGCAGGTGGTGCAGTGGGGGGCCTAATCAGAACTGATTCTGCTGTCCTCTGCCTGTCCTGTCAGACAGATGTGTTGCTGGCTGGTACATTGAACAAGACGATCACCATGTGGGACACCAGAG CGGCCAGCCCTGTGGTGAAAAGCCTCTGTCTCCATGGTAATGCTGTGATGTGCCTGGCTGCAGATGACAAGTACATCATCTCTGGGGGTAAAGACCGCACTGTAGCTGTCTATGATCGCAGGGCAGACAAAGTCTTGAAGAAACTTCGG CTGACTTCTTACCTGCGGTCCATGAGCTACAGTGGCAGTGAGGTGTGGGCAGGAGACAGCAACGGCATGCTCTACTCCTTTTCCATGCAAGCAGGGACCTTAGAAACCCTGTCTAAGTTTGATGTGGGACACACTGCTATGGTCACTGGAGTCCACAGATCTCATGGGAGCCTCTACACCTGTTCATCTGATCGTACTGTCAAG GTACACATCCCTTGTGCGCCTCCCAAGACATTATGCACACTACATCATCAAGTTGGAGTCAGTGGG CTGAGTGTGGACGCTGGAGTCTTCGCTGTTGCCAcaggagatgtgtgtgtagatgtctGGAGGCccagaaaatga
- the LOC118122779 gene encoding deoxyhypusine synthase, which yields MACKRKVVPYIYRETLKLPDTPKVQGYEFNQGVDHRALLQSFLSTGFQATNVALAIQQINSMIKRRQQPVKAVNGSVEEDPSICPSPSSCTIFLSYTSNLISSGVRESIRYLAEHRMVDVLVTTAGGIEEDLIKCLGHIYIGDFTLPGKDLYKNGLDRIGNLLMPDMNYMLFEKWMLPIMKQMLMEQNSQGVSWTPSKMIYRLGKEINNPESVCYWAYKNNIPVFSPALTDGAIGDLFYMFSAENPGLILDIAEDISRINDIAVNANSTGMILLGGGLAKHHTCNANAWRKGAEFVVYVNTAQEFDGCDSGARPDEAVSWGKITLNAKPVKVCADATVIFPLLVAETFAVHADKRTINKENN from the exons ATGGCCTGTAAGCGCAAAGTAGTTCCGTACATCTACAGGGAGACTCTCAAACTACCAGACACACCAAAGGTCCAGGGCTATGAATTCAACCAGGGAGTGGACCACCGCGCACTGCTGCAGTCCTTCCTCAGCACTGGCTTCCAGGCGACTAATGTGGCCCTGGCTATCCAGCAGATAAACAGCATG ATCAAGAGGCGTCAACAGCCGGTGAAGGCAGTGAATGGAAGTGTTGAGGAGGATCCGTCGATCTGCCCGAGCCCCTCGAGCTGCACCATCTTCCTCAGTTACACTTCAAACCTCATCAGCAGCGGGGTCAGGGAGAGTATCCGCTATCTCGCAGAGCACAGAATG GTGGATGTCTTGGTGACCACAGCTGGAGGTATTGAGGAGGATCTGATCAAGTGCTTGGGACATATTTACATTGGAGACTTCACTCTGCCTGGGAAGGATCTGTATAAAAACGGTCTCGACAG GATTGGCAATCTTCTGATGCCTGATATGAACTACATGTTATTCGAAAAATGGATGTTGCCGATAATGAAGCAGATGCTGATGGAGCAGAACTCTCAG GGCGTGAGTTGGACTCCATCTAAGATGATCTATCGACTGGGCAAGGAGATCAACAACCCTGAATCTGTTTGCTATTGGGCCTACAAG AACAACATCCCAGTGTTCAGCCCTGCCCTTACAGATGGCGCCATAGGAGACTTGTTCTACATGTTCTCAGCTGAGAACCCTGGCTTAATTTTGGACATTGCTGAAG ATATTTCAAGGATAAACGACATTGCAGTGAACGCCAATAGCACAGGGATGATCCTCCTAGGGGGAGGGTTAGCAAAGCACCACACTTGCAATGCCAATGCATGG AGGAAAGGAGCTGAGTTTGTGGTGTATGTGAACACAGCTCAGGAATTTGATGGTTGCGACTCAGGGGCCAGACCTGATGAAGCCGTGTCCTGGGGGAAGATCACTTTAAATGCCAAACCTGTGAAG GTTTGTGCAGACGCTACAGTGATCTTCCCCTTGTTGGTGGCAGAAACCTTCGCTGTTCATGCTGATAAGAGGACGATTAACAAGGAGAACAATTGA